AATGCACCCCATCCCCCGGAAGTCTTTACCTGGGGGAAACAGCCCCATCCTCCTGATGGAATTCCTTCAGGGATTTTAGAAGAACATCCGTTGTGGCAACATTGGTTAACCAATGGTTATGGAACCTCCTCCCATACAAACCCTACCCCAAATCCAGCCTTATCTGCTTGGGTAATTACGGATGTTTATAAAGAACCTCAATGGCGAGTCTTGCTCCGCAATTTTCAATCAACACCGATTCGAGGAATATTAGTTTTACCGATTCAATATCGTCAACAATTATTAGGGGTTTTGACAATTTTTCGGGACGAAATTGATACCGAAACCCTTTGGGCGGGAGAATTTGACCCTAGTGTCAAACAAATGATGCCTCGACAGTCCTTTGAAATTTGGCGAGAATCTAAACAAGGTCAAGCTCAACCTTGGACAGAAGCAGAATTAACCTTAGCCAAAGCATTAATTCATCAATTTGCAATGGCTATTCAACAATATCAATTATATCAAGAAGTTCAGAGTTTAAACCTGAATTTAGAGGAGCAAATTGATGAACGAACCAATCAACTGAAACGAGCTTTAGATTTTGCTAAAACTTTAGAACGAATTACGGATCAAATTCGTCGAACGTTAGATTTAAAAACTACATTGTCGTGTTTAGTCCGAGAAGTTAGAGCCTTATTAGATACGGATCGGGTCGTTATTTATAAACTGATCAATCAGCAGGCCGGAGAAGTCGTATTTGAAGATCGGCGAGACTCCATTCGTTCCATTGTCGGGATGCAAACACCGGAAGATTGTTTTCCCGAAGACATGGTGATGCTCTATCGAGAAGGACGAATGAGAGCAATTTGTGATGTTTATAATGAAAATTTAGCGCTGTGTCATCAGGAATTTTTAGAAAGTTTGGGGGTGCGGGCTAATTTAATTGTTCCCATTAACCAAGAATTGAAGATCTGGGGATTATTAATTGCCCATGAATGTACCCATCCTCGCAATTGGGAAACTGAGGAATTGGATATTTTAAAACAATTAGCCGATCAAGCTGCGATCGCCATTGCTCAAGCTGAATTGTATGAACAAAGCCGCAAAGCTGCCAAAAATGAACAAGCCAAAGCTGAACAACTCACTCATACCCTCAATGAGCTCCAAAAAACCCAAAGTCAACTAATTCAAACGGAAAAAATGCTCAGTTTGGGGCGATTAGTTGCGGGGATGGCCCATGAAATTAATAATCCAATTAATTTTATCTTTGGTAATTTACTATATGCCAGTGAATATACCCAGAATTTATTAAATCTAATACAACTTTATCAACGCTATTATCCCTATCCAAACTCGGAAATTGTTAACTATATTAGTACCATTGAGTTAGATTTTATTGCCAAAGATCTGCCTAAAATTTTGGAATCTATGCAAAGTGGAGCCGATCGCATTCGTCAATTAGTGTTATCCCTTCGCAATTTTGCCCGACTCGATCAAGCGGATTTAAAATTTGTTGATCTCCATGAAGGAATTGAAAGTACATTATTG
The Planktothrix sp. FACHB-1365 DNA segment above includes these coding regions:
- a CDS encoding GAF domain-containing protein, translated to MNGLENTQQLQSQLDQQVLLYRITNRIRQSLDLPGILTATVAEIRSFLGTDRIMIYEFSPDGSGEVVAEARFGDRLPSLLGLHFPADDIPAYTREMYCSLRQRTIVNVAGGTMGISQHLEETGTSSGIDYRTLDPCHQTYLTAMGVEASLVVPILLHPLNPVSSEKPKLWGLLVSHHAEPQSISESDIHLVQLLVDQLAIAIAQANLLSETQQQAQQEATINTVVSLLHERPTIELLAALEATVKALQGVGGRLYIQPNAPHPPEVFTWGKQPHPPDGIPSGILEEHPLWQHWLTNGYGTSSHTNPTPNPALSAWVITDVYKEPQWRVLLRNFQSTPIRGILVLPIQYRQQLLGVLTIFRDEIDTETLWAGEFDPSVKQMMPRQSFEIWRESKQGQAQPWTEAELTLAKALIHQFAMAIQQYQLYQEVQSLNLNLEEQIDERTNQLKRALDFAKTLERITDQIRRTLDLKTTLSCLVREVRALLDTDRVVIYKLINQQAGEVVFEDRRDSIRSIVGMQTPEDCFPEDMVMLYREGRMRAICDVYNENLALCHQEFLESLGVRANLIVPINQELKIWGLLIAHECTHPRNWETEELDILKQLADQAAIAIAQAELYEQSRKAAKNEQAKAEQLTHTLNELQKTQSQLIQTEKMLSLGRLVAGMAHEINNPINFIFGNLLYASEYTQNLLNLIQLYQRYYPYPNSEIVNYISTIELDFIAKDLPKILESMQSGADRIRQLVLSLRNFARLDQADLKFVDLHEGIESTLLLLQHRLNINSDAPEIQVKRQYGNLPAVECYASLLNQVFMNILSNAIDALAFKTQGSNQNFSTSEQTQPCLEIRTALRDEITALPKIVISIIDNGTGIPNALLPHIFDPFFTTKPVGQGTGLGLSISYQIIVEKHKGSLKCLSHWGLGTEFKIEIPLRQSLPDVTLNS